The proteins below come from a single Acidovorax sp. NCPPB 4044 genomic window:
- the yddG gene encoding aromatic amino acid DMT transporter YddG, which translates to MEKKQRATLIGLIAIALWSSIVGLIRSVSEGLGATGGAAMIYTIASLLLWATVGFTPLRSFPRRYLAWGSLLFVSYELCLALSIGYAATARQAIEVGMVNYLWPTFTMVAAIAFNGQKANLLVVPGLAISLAGICAVLGGGRGVDLPGMLANVQSNPLSYGLAFTGAVIWAAYCTVTARIAGGKNGITMFFMLTALVLWAKYLATGAADMDWSVPTAVSLAFAAAAMGFGYAAWNVGILHGNVTLLAGASYFTPVLSAALAAVLLRVPLTAAFWAGAFMVCGGAILCWLATRGAPKAGATEAAS; encoded by the coding sequence ATGGAAAAAAAGCAACGCGCCACGCTCATCGGTCTCATCGCCATCGCCCTGTGGTCTTCGATCGTGGGGCTCATCCGCAGCGTGAGCGAAGGCCTGGGCGCCACGGGCGGGGCCGCCATGATCTACACCATTGCCTCGCTGCTGCTGTGGGCCACGGTGGGCTTCACGCCGCTGCGCAGTTTCCCGCGGCGGTACCTGGCCTGGGGCAGCCTGCTGTTCGTTTCCTACGAGCTCTGCCTGGCGCTGTCGATCGGCTATGCGGCCACCGCGCGGCAGGCCATCGAGGTGGGCATGGTGAACTACCTGTGGCCCACCTTCACGATGGTGGCGGCCATCGCCTTCAACGGCCAGAAGGCCAACCTGCTGGTGGTGCCGGGGCTGGCGATCTCGCTGGCCGGCATCTGCGCGGTGCTGGGCGGCGGCCGCGGGGTGGACCTGCCCGGCATGCTGGCGAACGTGCAGTCCAACCCGCTCAGCTACGGCCTGGCGTTCACGGGGGCGGTGATCTGGGCCGCTTACTGCACCGTCACGGCCCGCATCGCCGGCGGAAAGAACGGGATCACGATGTTCTTCATGCTGACCGCGCTGGTCCTGTGGGCCAAGTACCTCGCCACCGGCGCGGCGGACATGGACTGGAGCGTCCCCACCGCGGTGTCCCTGGCCTTCGCCGCCGCGGCGATGGGCTTCGGCTACGCCGCCTGGAACGTGGGCATCCTGCACGGCAACGTCACGCTGCTGGCGGGCGCGTCGTATTTCACGCCCGTGCTGTCGGCGGCGCTGGCGGCGGTGCTGCTGCGGGTGCCGCTCACCGCCGCTTTCTGGGCGGGCGCCTTCATGGTCTGCGGAGGGGCCATCCTGTGCTGGCTGGCGACCCGCGGCGCCCCGAAGGCCGGCGCCACCGAAGCCGCTTCCTGA
- a CDS encoding mandelate racemase/muconate lactonizing enzyme family protein produces MKIVDIRESTRPIQSDIRNAYIDFSKMTLSLVAVVTDVVRDGKPVIGYGFNSNGRYGQGALMRDRFIPRVLEADPATLVHDSGENLDPHKVWARMMINEKPGGHGERSVAVGTIDMAVWDAVAKIAGKPLYQLLAERYGTGTPNPRVFVYAAGGYYYPGKGLDGLKQEMESYLARGYSVVKMKIGGASLAEDCERIESVLKILGPGQQLAVDANGRFDLQTAIDYGRALSQYPLFWYEEAGDPLDYELQAKLGEVYQGPMATGENLFSMQDARNLIRHGGMRPDRDWLQFDCALSYGLVEYLRTLDMLKDNGWSPSRCIPHGGHQMSLAIAAGLGLGGNESYPDLFQPYGGFPDGVKVENGYVTLPALPGIGFEGKSDLMAEMRALAE; encoded by the coding sequence ATGAAAATCGTCGACATCCGCGAATCCACGCGCCCCATCCAATCGGACATCCGCAACGCCTACATCGATTTTTCCAAGATGACGCTGAGCCTGGTCGCCGTGGTCACCGACGTGGTCCGGGACGGCAAGCCCGTGATCGGCTACGGCTTCAACTCCAACGGCCGCTACGGCCAGGGCGCGCTGATGCGCGACCGCTTCATCCCGCGCGTGCTGGAAGCCGACCCGGCCACCCTGGTTCATGATTCCGGCGAGAACCTCGACCCGCACAAGGTCTGGGCCCGCATGATGATCAACGAGAAGCCGGGCGGCCACGGCGAGCGCTCCGTGGCCGTGGGCACCATCGACATGGCCGTGTGGGACGCCGTGGCAAAAATCGCCGGCAAGCCGCTCTACCAACTGCTGGCCGAACGCTACGGCACCGGCACGCCCAACCCGCGCGTCTTCGTCTACGCGGCCGGCGGCTACTACTACCCTGGCAAGGGCCTGGACGGCCTCAAGCAAGAGATGGAGAGCTACCTCGCGCGTGGCTACTCGGTCGTGAAGATGAAGATCGGCGGCGCGTCGCTGGCCGAGGATTGCGAGCGCATCGAATCGGTGCTGAAGATCCTGGGCCCCGGCCAGCAGCTCGCGGTGGACGCCAACGGCCGCTTCGACCTGCAGACCGCCATCGACTACGGCCGCGCGCTGTCGCAATACCCCTTGTTCTGGTACGAGGAAGCCGGGGATCCGCTCGACTACGAACTGCAGGCGAAACTGGGCGAGGTCTACCAGGGCCCCATGGCCACCGGCGAGAACCTGTTCTCCATGCAGGACGCCCGCAACCTCATCCGCCACGGCGGCATGCGCCCCGACCGCGACTGGCTGCAGTTCGACTGCGCCCTGAGCTACGGCCTGGTGGAATACCTGCGCACACTCGACATGCTGAAGGACAACGGCTGGTCACCGAGCCGCTGCATCCCGCACGGCGGTCACCAGATGTCGCTGGCCATCGCCGCAGGGCTGGGGCTGGGCGGCAACGAGAGCTACCCGGACCTGTTCCAGCCGTATGGCGGGTTCCCGGACGGGGTGAAGGTGGAGAACGGTTACGTGACGCTGCCGGCATTGCCGGGGATCGGGTTCGAGGGGAAATCGGATCTGATGGCGGAGATGCGGGCGTTGGCGGAGTGA
- a CDS encoding Bug family tripartite tricarboxylate transporter substrate binding protein has translation MQRQHFLRAALGAAALVAAASGFAQTYPNKPVRMVIPFPPGGTLDAVGRMLAQKLGEQMGQSFVVDNKPGGSGVIGGDTVAKAAADGYTLLFSASTHTTAPMTLKTVPYNVTQDFLPVALVAKAPLSVAINKDLPITDIKSLLAYAQARPGKMTFAVGSIGSAGHLSTELLKRAGKIDYLVVPYKGTAPAFQDLIGGQIDGFIDPILGSLQYHKSGMLRVVAVTSAQRVPNLPDVPTVAETIPGYEFYSWYGLWAPAKTPPALVQRLNAEVNKALAEIGPKLKDQGLLVTPGSVDDFARFQRADMERSQKIVTEGNIRAE, from the coding sequence ATGCAACGCCAACATTTCCTCCGCGCCGCCCTGGGCGCCGCCGCCCTCGTGGCAGCGGCCAGCGGCTTCGCGCAGACGTATCCCAACAAGCCGGTGCGGATGGTGATCCCCTTCCCGCCGGGCGGCACCCTCGATGCCGTGGGCCGCATGCTGGCCCAGAAGCTCGGCGAGCAGATGGGCCAGTCCTTCGTGGTGGACAACAAGCCCGGCGGCAGCGGCGTGATCGGCGGCGACACGGTGGCCAAGGCCGCGGCGGACGGCTACACGCTGCTGTTCAGCGCCTCCACCCACACCACGGCCCCGATGACGCTCAAGACCGTGCCCTACAACGTCACGCAGGACTTCCTGCCCGTGGCGCTGGTCGCCAAGGCGCCGCTGTCGGTGGCGATCAACAAGGACCTGCCCATCACCGACATCAAGTCGCTGCTGGCCTACGCCCAGGCCCGCCCCGGCAAGATGACCTTCGCGGTGGGCTCCATCGGATCGGCCGGGCACCTCTCCACCGAGCTGCTCAAGCGCGCCGGCAAGATCGACTACCTCGTCGTCCCCTACAAGGGCACGGCGCCGGCCTTCCAGGACCTGATCGGCGGGCAGATCGACGGCTTCATCGACCCGATCCTCGGCTCGCTGCAGTACCACAAGAGCGGCATGCTGCGGGTGGTCGCCGTGACCTCCGCCCAGCGCGTGCCCAACCTGCCCGACGTGCCCACCGTGGCCGAGACCATTCCCGGCTACGAGTTCTACAGCTGGTACGGCCTGTGGGCTCCGGCCAAGACGCCGCCCGCGCTCGTGCAGCGCCTGAACGCCGAGGTCAACAAGGCCCTGGCCGAGATCGGTCCCAAGCTCAAGGACCAGGGCCTGCTGGTCACGCCCGGCAGCGTGGACGACTTCGCCAGGTTCCAGCGCGCCGACATGGAGCGCTCGCAGAAGATCGTGACCGAGGGCAACATCCGTGCCGAGTGA
- a CDS encoding SDR family NAD(P)-dependent oxidoreductase: protein MPSDASPVVPALPAHAVVTGSSSGIGHAIAQSLLAAGWRVSGLDVAPPVIAHPAFTAVPADLSKGEAIAQAAAALQDVDALVHAAGVLRVGTLGQLDLPGGELMWRLHVDAATRLADALVPAMAARGRGRVVFIGSRVAQGMPGRGQYAATKAALIALARSWAAEVARQGVTVNVVSPAATATVMLNDPARAGSAPRLPPIGRLIEPAEIAALVGYLLSPAAAAITGQDIAICGGSSLAR, encoded by the coding sequence GTGCCGAGTGACGCCTCCCCGGTGGTCCCGGCCCTGCCTGCCCACGCCGTGGTGACGGGCAGCAGCAGCGGCATCGGCCACGCCATCGCGCAATCGCTGCTGGCCGCCGGCTGGCGCGTGAGCGGGCTGGACGTGGCGCCGCCGGTCATCGCGCACCCGGCCTTCACCGCGGTGCCGGCGGACCTGTCGAAAGGCGAGGCCATCGCGCAGGCGGCGGCAGCGCTGCAGGACGTGGATGCACTGGTGCATGCCGCCGGCGTGCTGCGCGTGGGCACCCTGGGCCAGCTCGACCTGCCGGGTGGCGAACTCATGTGGCGCCTGCACGTCGATGCCGCCACGCGCCTGGCCGATGCCCTCGTGCCCGCCATGGCCGCGCGCGGGCGGGGCCGCGTCGTCTTCATCGGCAGCCGTGTGGCGCAGGGCATGCCCGGGCGCGGCCAGTACGCGGCCACCAAGGCGGCCCTGATCGCGCTCGCGCGCAGCTGGGCGGCCGAAGTGGCGAGGCAGGGCGTGACGGTGAACGTCGTCTCGCCCGCCGCCACGGCCACCGTGATGCTGAACGACCCGGCGCGCGCCGGCAGCGCGCCGCGCCTGCCGCCCATCGGCCGCCTCATCGAGCCCGCCGAGATCGCCGCGCTGGTGGGCTACCTGCTGTCGCCTGCGGCAGCCGCCATCACCGGGCAGGACATCGCCATCTGCGGAGGCTCTTCGCTCGCGCGCTGA
- a CDS encoding VirK family protein, which yields MARLHRYRIGCLLLAPSLWIAAAPAAHASDNLSTLAAIQHALEQGDGVSVAIDLSQCVPQGSAGPSQTRGGRRIESYRIVPDGTLSFSDSHFTVANDGQPIVQFMRYQIRPDQTVDFTTTMFNLPGYDLRTAAVAYRCAIGQGTRFRKD from the coding sequence ATGGCCCGCCTGCACCGCTACCGCATCGGCTGTCTTCTCCTCGCCCCGTCGCTCTGGATCGCCGCCGCCCCGGCCGCGCACGCCAGCGACAACCTCTCCACCCTCGCCGCCATCCAGCACGCGCTGGAGCAGGGCGACGGCGTCTCGGTGGCGATCGACCTCTCGCAATGCGTGCCCCAGGGCAGCGCCGGCCCATCGCAGACGCGCGGCGGGCGCCGCATCGAGTCCTACCGCATCGTGCCGGACGGCACGCTCTCGTTCAGCGATTCGCATTTCACCGTCGCGAACGACGGGCAGCCCATCGTGCAGTTCATGCGCTACCAGATCCGCCCCGACCAGACGGTGGACTTCACCACCACGATGTTCAACCTGCCGGGCTACGACCTGCGCACGGCCGCCGTGGCCTACCGCTGCGCGATCGGCCAGGGCACGCGCTTCCGCAAGGACTGA
- a CDS encoding dihydrodipicolinate synthase family protein — MPAIANYRGIIPAISCPFTPDHRIDEPALRKLASWLAGHEGVVAIMTNGHTGEVFSLTPAERAEVTRIVADELKGRMPVVSSIVCEGLSDAADHARAAVAAGAVALDVMPPHHWLRFGFTPGHALQYFEAIHRAAPEADLVCHVYPAWTRASYSSQLLADLAKLPYLQAFKVGQRDMNKYARDIQAIREADASKAILTCHDEYLLASMVQGVDGALVGFATFIPQLIIDLWNAVKAGDLKKAMEVQAVITPLKDAVYGGGEPTGEAHARMKGGMYLAGVIDDATVRPPTEAPNAREVEALRAAVKQAGLLKR; from the coding sequence ATGCCTGCCATCGCGAATTATCGGGGGATCATCCCCGCCATCTCGTGCCCCTTCACGCCCGACCACCGCATCGACGAGCCCGCGCTGCGCAAGCTCGCCTCCTGGCTCGCCGGCCACGAAGGCGTGGTGGCCATCATGACCAACGGCCACACGGGCGAGGTGTTCTCGCTCACGCCGGCCGAGCGGGCCGAGGTGACGCGCATCGTGGCCGATGAACTCAAGGGCCGCATGCCCGTGGTCTCGTCCATCGTCTGCGAAGGCCTCTCCGACGCGGCCGACCATGCGCGCGCCGCAGTCGCGGCCGGCGCCGTGGCACTGGACGTCATGCCCCCGCACCACTGGCTGCGCTTCGGCTTCACGCCGGGCCACGCGCTGCAGTATTTCGAGGCCATCCACCGCGCCGCGCCCGAGGCCGACCTGGTCTGCCACGTCTACCCCGCCTGGACGCGCGCCTCGTACTCGTCGCAACTGCTCGCCGACCTCGCGAAGCTGCCCTACCTGCAGGCCTTCAAGGTGGGCCAGCGCGACATGAACAAGTACGCCCGCGATATCCAGGCGATCCGCGAGGCCGATGCCTCCAAGGCCATCCTCACCTGCCACGACGAATACCTGCTGGCCTCGATGGTGCAGGGCGTGGACGGTGCGCTGGTGGGTTTCGCCACCTTCATCCCGCAACTCATCATCGACCTGTGGAATGCCGTGAAGGCCGGCGACCTGAAAAAAGCCATGGAGGTGCAGGCCGTCATCACGCCGCTGAAGGACGCGGTCTACGGCGGCGGCGAGCCCACGGGCGAGGCCCATGCGCGCATGAAGGGCGGCATGTACCTGGCCGGCGTGATCGACGACGCCACCGTGCGCCCGCCCACGGAGGCGCCGAACGCCAGGGAAGTGGAAGCCCTGCGCGCCGCCGTGAAGCAGGCCGGCCTGCTCAAGCGCTGA
- a CDS encoding tripartite tricarboxylate transporter substrate binding protein has translation MPIPQPKPAAPCRTDGLSGAAVTRRAAVAWGAAALGAAAWSGLRPARAQGHPDKPLRIILPLSAGSGADGAIRAIGNSLAKALGQPVVIENLPGAGGITGTAQIVRAPKDGSVIGVVSNNHVVNPSVYRNIPFDSLADITPITILGATPFVLVAHPSVPAANVQELIAYARSKPGVLNYGSSGNGTILHLGAAMFVEQAKLDIKHIPYKGMGPLMNDILGGQVQLGVVAAAPAAPHIKSGALRALGVTTAARVPTLPGVPTIAEQGLPGFELDGWIAPVGPAGLPRAELARLYAGFKAAMEMPEARDALIAQGYEIKLTPPEPAAAFFRTEAARMAQVVKNAHVTMD, from the coding sequence ATGCCGATTCCGCAACCGAAACCGGCGGCCCCGTGCCGCACCGATGGCCTGTCCGGCGCCGCCGTGACCCGCCGCGCCGCCGTCGCCTGGGGGGCCGCAGCCCTGGGCGCCGCCGCCTGGAGCGGCCTGCGGCCCGCCCGCGCGCAGGGCCACCCGGACAAGCCGCTGCGCATCATCCTGCCGCTGTCGGCCGGCTCGGGCGCCGACGGCGCCATCCGCGCCATCGGCAACAGCCTCGCGAAGGCGCTGGGGCAACCCGTGGTGATCGAGAACCTGCCGGGCGCGGGCGGCATCACCGGCACGGCGCAGATCGTGCGCGCGCCCAAGGATGGATCGGTGATCGGCGTGGTCTCCAACAACCACGTGGTGAACCCGAGCGTGTACAGGAACATCCCGTTCGATTCGCTGGCCGACATCACGCCCATCACCATCCTGGGCGCCACGCCGTTCGTGCTGGTCGCGCACCCCTCGGTGCCGGCCGCCAACGTGCAGGAGCTGATCGCCTATGCGCGCTCCAAACCGGGCGTGCTCAACTACGGCTCATCCGGCAACGGCACCATCCTGCACCTGGGCGCGGCCATGTTCGTGGAGCAGGCGAAGCTGGACATCAAGCACATCCCGTACAAGGGCATGGGCCCGCTCATGAACGACATCCTGGGCGGGCAGGTGCAGCTCGGCGTGGTGGCGGCGGCGCCGGCCGCGCCGCACATCAAGTCCGGGGCGCTGCGGGCGCTGGGCGTGACCACCGCGGCGCGCGTGCCCACGCTGCCGGGCGTGCCGACCATCGCCGAGCAGGGCCTGCCGGGCTTCGAGCTGGACGGCTGGATCGCGCCCGTGGGCCCGGCCGGCCTGCCCCGGGCCGAACTCGCGCGCCTCTATGCCGGCTTCAAGGCCGCCATGGAAATGCCCGAGGCGCGCGACGCGCTTATCGCCCAGGGCTACGAGATCAAGCTCACCCCGCCCGAGCCGGCCGCGGCCTTCTTCCGCACCGAGGCCGCGCGCATGGCGCAGGTGGTGAAGAACGCGCACGTGACCATGGACTGA
- a CDS encoding LysR family transcriptional regulator: MGPGNRPLDLEWLEDFLALAESGNFSRAAEARAIAQPAFSRHIRALEDWVGAELFDRSAHPATLTAAGQRFQPLLEDVLARLEAARIKARAAHDQAAASLRFAATHVLSLTFFPRWLGGLESQLRLGPIQTISDSYRACEDLALQRRVQFVLCHGHAAVPGRLDESGYPAARLADDVLQPVSAPRAGGQAPLHAIPAPGMPAQALPPLPVLAYSDASGLGRIMRALRKGVFDGAGMPGLPGEVAVVFTAHHAALLKAMALEGRGMAWLPHSLIAEELRAGTLVPAGPADWDVPVEIRLYRQRTEMSDAAETLWRLAASA; this comes from the coding sequence ATGGGCCCAGGCAACCGACCGCTGGATCTGGAATGGCTGGAGGATTTCCTCGCGCTGGCCGAAAGCGGCAATTTCTCGCGCGCGGCCGAGGCCCGCGCCATCGCGCAGCCGGCCTTCAGCCGCCACATCCGCGCGCTGGAGGACTGGGTGGGCGCCGAACTGTTCGACCGCAGCGCGCACCCGGCCACCCTCACGGCGGCGGGCCAGCGCTTCCAGCCGCTGCTCGAAGACGTGCTCGCCCGCCTGGAGGCCGCGCGCATCAAGGCCCGCGCCGCGCACGATCAGGCGGCCGCCAGCCTGCGCTTCGCGGCCACGCACGTGCTCTCGCTCACCTTCTTCCCGCGCTGGCTGGGCGGGCTCGAATCGCAGCTGCGGCTGGGGCCGATCCAGACCATCTCCGACAGCTACCGCGCCTGCGAGGACCTCGCGCTGCAGCGCCGCGTGCAGTTCGTGCTGTGCCACGGCCATGCGGCCGTGCCGGGACGGCTGGACGAATCCGGCTACCCGGCCGCCCGGCTCGCGGACGACGTGCTGCAGCCCGTCTCGGCGCCGCGCGCGGGCGGCCAAGCGCCGCTGCATGCGATCCCCGCGCCCGGCATGCCCGCGCAGGCCCTGCCGCCGCTGCCCGTGCTGGCCTACAGCGACGCCTCGGGCCTGGGGCGGATCATGCGGGCGCTGCGCAAGGGCGTGTTCGACGGCGCGGGCATGCCGGGCCTGCCCGGCGAGGTGGCGGTGGTGTTCACCGCGCACCACGCGGCCCTGCTCAAGGCCATGGCGCTGGAGGGGCGCGGCATGGCGTGGCTGCCGCACAGCCTGATCGCGGAGGAATTGCGGGCCGGCACCCTGGTGCCGGCAGGCCCCGCCGACTGGGATGTGCCCGTGGAGATCCGGCTGTACCGCCAGCGCACCGAGATGTCCGATGCGGCGGAAACGCTCTGGCGCCTGGCGGCATCGGCATGA